The Corvus moneduloides isolate bCorMon1 chromosome 1, bCorMon1.pri, whole genome shotgun sequence nucleotide sequence TGAAGAATTTATTGTATGTACAGTTAAGCAACTCTACTGTAGATGTAGTACCTCTTTAAAGAAAACGAATACAGTAATCAAAATAGTTCTAGCATGGAAACTACAATACAGACTGAAACTTGAGTAAACCAGAAATTAGTTATTTGACTCGAAAGAACACAGAACCTGAAACAACAAATCGCAGTTTGCATCATTAACCAAGGACAGTAAAAAACTGTACAGTACAAGCAACACATTACAATAAGTTATGACAAATAAGGCAGTCTTTCTCATTTAGGACAAAAGGGATAAAGGGAAAGGTATTAAAATCTCATAAAACCACCATatctcttttccatctctggGACTTCTTTGGAATAAGTTTCCCCATCTTCTTCTGAAGGGAGAATGGAGTCGGCAAAGCGCTTAAGAAACCCACCATATCGTTTCTGGTAATCCAGCCACCACTCTGGTCTGCCCACTCTTCTCATGAAGCCACCGTATCTCTTTTGCAGCTCTTTGGCCTCATCTTCCAATTCAGGGCTGCGCTTTATGCTTCTCATGAAGCCTCCATATCTTTTGCTGACATCGCCGTCATTTTCATTTATCTCTCGATAGTGCGCCGCTTCAGGGTTATCCCCTGTTCCTAGAAGCTCCTTCAGCAGATCAGAGGAGTTGGCAAGGGCATCATCATCCGAGTCTTTCTTCATAAACCCTCCGTACCTCTTAGCCAGGATTTCTCCTCCATTAGCTTCATCCTCTGGTTCTGCCCGATAGAGCTCATCCATTTTCTTCATGAACCCCCCATATCTTTTCATGAAGCCTCCATACTTCTTCGCAAGCAAATGGTTCTCATCCAGCTCTTTCTTGTCTCCTGGAGAAATGTTGCCATCCTCAGAAAGATCCAGCTTTGTCAGTTGCAAGAGCTCCTTGCAGGTCTCCCAGGCTTTGGCAGAAGGCAGTTTTCCTTCACATTCTAGTGTACATGCCTGAAAAATGGATGTGGTTTACTGAGAATGATTTGATAGTAACAATCACCTCACTACCACCTCATCTTAGGTTTACTTGTTCATAAAAGAGCAAGAGTGAGCCTCTCTTTGTGAGTGGCTTGGAAGAACTGCTCTTTGTGAACAGCTGATTTGGTACCTGCCTGTTTTGAAGTTCTTCATATCCCTCTCTGAAGGACAAGCTAGTCTTCACTCTAGGAAAGAGACTACCAGATAATATGAATTGTGGGTCCTCTATGTCAAGGCTGCCCCTATGATTCTGCTTCAAATGAAGCCACAAGTACAGTTCCTGTATCCCCCATACACTTATGCGagttatgatttttttttattttatttactactGGAAAGC carries:
- the PENK gene encoding proenkephalin-A; this translates as MALLLILGCSLLALSTCLLPRARADCGRDCAACAYRLGPRAGIHPLACTLECEGKLPSAKAWETCKELLQLTKLDLSEDGNISPGDKKELDENHLLAKKYGGFMKRYGGFMKKMDELYRAEPEDEANGGEILAKRYGGFMKKDSDDDALANSSDLLKELLGTGDNPEAAHYREINENDGDVSKRYGGFMRSIKRSPELEDEAKELQKRYGGFMRRVGRPEWWLDYQKRYGGFLKRFADSILPSEEDGETYSKEVPEMEKRYGGFMRF